A window from Micromonospora terminaliae encodes these proteins:
- a CDS encoding DUF3046 domain-containing protein — protein sequence MRLTDFWARLEEAFGPGYATSIASDQVLSQLGGRTIEQALAAGVETHVVWRAVVAAYPDRVPARLR from the coding sequence GTGCGGCTGACCGACTTCTGGGCGCGGCTGGAGGAGGCGTTCGGGCCGGGCTACGCGACCAGCATCGCCAGCGACCAGGTGCTGTCCCAGCTCGGCGGGCGGACCATCGAGCAGGCCCTCGCCGCGGGGGTGGAGACGCACGTGGTGTGGCGCGCGGTGGTCGCCGCCTATCCGGACCGGGTGCCCGCACGACTACGCTGA
- the recA gene encoding recombinase RecA, whose translation MAAGPDREKALDLALAQIDKQFGKGSVMRLGERPVVQTAVIPTSSIALDVALGVGGLPRGRVVEIYGPESSGKTTVALHAVANAQRAGGIAAFIDAEHALDPEYAKALGVDTDALLVSQPDTGEQALEIADMLVRSGAIDIIVIDSVAALVPRAEIEGEMGDSHVGLQARLMSQALRKITGVLNNTGTTAIFINQLREKIGVMFGSPETTTGGRALKFYASVRLDVRRIESLKDGTDVVGNRTRVKVVKNKVAAPFKQAEFDIMYGKGISREGSLIDVGVEQAIIRKSGAWYTYDGDQLGQGKEKAREFLRENPDVAAEIEKKILEKLGVGTGAGDAAGGPELPPVDF comes from the coding sequence ATGGCGGCAGGGCCGGACCGGGAGAAGGCACTCGACCTTGCTCTCGCTCAGATCGACAAGCAGTTCGGCAAGGGTTCGGTGATGCGGCTGGGGGAGCGGCCCGTCGTCCAGACGGCGGTCATCCCGACCAGCTCCATCGCGCTCGACGTGGCGCTCGGCGTGGGCGGTCTGCCCCGCGGTCGGGTCGTGGAGATCTACGGTCCCGAGTCCAGCGGTAAGACCACGGTCGCCCTGCACGCGGTGGCCAACGCCCAGCGGGCCGGCGGCATCGCCGCCTTCATCGACGCCGAGCACGCGCTCGACCCGGAATACGCGAAGGCCCTCGGCGTCGACACCGACGCCCTGCTGGTCTCCCAGCCGGACACCGGCGAGCAGGCGCTGGAGATCGCCGACATGCTGGTCCGCTCCGGCGCCATCGACATCATCGTCATCGACTCGGTCGCCGCGCTCGTGCCGCGCGCCGAGATCGAGGGCGAGATGGGCGACAGCCACGTGGGTCTCCAGGCCCGGCTCATGAGCCAGGCGCTGCGGAAGATCACCGGTGTGCTCAACAACACCGGCACCACGGCGATCTTCATCAACCAGCTCCGCGAGAAGATCGGCGTGATGTTCGGCAGCCCGGAGACCACGACCGGTGGTCGGGCGCTGAAGTTCTACGCCTCGGTCCGGCTCGACGTGCGCCGCATCGAGAGCCTCAAGGACGGCACCGACGTGGTCGGCAACCGCACCCGGGTCAAGGTCGTGAAGAACAAGGTCGCGGCGCCGTTCAAGCAGGCCGAGTTCGACATCATGTACGGCAAGGGCATCTCCCGCGAGGGCTCGCTCATCGACGTCGGCGTGGAGCAGGCGATCATCCGCAAGTCCGGCGCCTGGTACACCTACGATGGCGACCAGCTCGGCCAGGGCAAGGAGAAGGCCCGCGAGTTCCTCCGCGAGAACCCGGACGTGGCGGCCGAGATCGAGAAGAAGATCCTGGAGAAGCTCGGCGTCGGCACCGGCGCTGGCGACGCCGCCGGCGGCCCGGAGCTGCCGCCGGTCGACTTCTGA
- a CDS encoding regulatory protein RecX, with translation MAGRRARTGRGWDASPPRPGDATTPPRPRRGRRGRGEEPAAEAAPAPPRDEAELAREICLRQLAVRPRTRAELAGALAKRGISEEVADQVLDRYDEVGIVDDAAFARAWVSSRHTGRGLARRALANELRQRGVDGEVAGAALDEIDEETEAETARVLVERKLRSTRGEPDAVFRRLVGMLARKGYPAGVAIRAVKDALAAQSAEAAEFAEHIDADALADAEHDLDPAARPLD, from the coding sequence GTGGCAGGACGACGCGCCCGCACGGGGCGTGGCTGGGACGCCAGCCCGCCCCGTCCGGGTGACGCCACCACTCCACCGCGGCCGCGCCGCGGCCGCCGTGGCCGCGGCGAGGAGCCCGCTGCCGAGGCGGCACCCGCGCCGCCCCGCGACGAGGCGGAGCTGGCCCGCGAGATCTGCCTGCGGCAGCTCGCGGTCCGGCCCCGCACCCGTGCCGAACTGGCCGGCGCCCTGGCCAAGCGGGGCATCTCCGAGGAGGTCGCCGACCAGGTCCTCGACCGCTACGACGAGGTCGGCATCGTGGACGACGCCGCCTTCGCCCGGGCCTGGGTGAGCAGCCGGCACACCGGCCGCGGGCTGGCCCGCCGGGCGCTCGCCAACGAGCTGCGCCAGCGCGGCGTCGACGGCGAGGTGGCCGGCGCGGCCCTCGACGAGATCGACGAGGAGACCGAGGCGGAGACCGCCCGGGTCCTCGTGGAGCGGAAGCTCCGCTCGACCCGGGGCGAGCCCGACGCGGTGTTCCGTCGCCTCGTCGGGATGCTGGCCCGCAAGGGCTACCCGGCCGGCGTGGCCATCCGGGCCGTGAAGGACGCGCTGGCCGCGCAGAGCGCCGAGGCGGCCGAGTTCGCCGAGCACATCGACGCCGACGCCCTGGCCGACGCCGAGCACGACCTCGACCCCGCCGCCCGCCCCCTCGACTGA
- a CDS encoding 3-keto-5-aminohexanoate cleavage protein, with the protein MLKACLNGGRRRAEHPAVPVTPDELAAEAARCAAAGVAAVHVHPRDADGAESLDPGVIAAAVTAIRAARPGLPVGVSTGAWIAPEPADRVAAVRAWTVLPDFASVNAHEPGAAAVAAALHERGVLVEAGLWTAAAVDAWRRWPAPTGRILVECLADPVDVALADAAAILAALPADRPPVLLHGEGPATWAVLAEAVRRGLDTRIGLEDTLVLPDGGVAPDNVALVRAARALGAH; encoded by the coding sequence GTGCTGAAGGCGTGTTTGAACGGCGGACGGCGGCGGGCGGAGCATCCGGCGGTGCCGGTGACGCCCGACGAGCTGGCCGCCGAGGCGGCCCGGTGCGCGGCGGCCGGCGTGGCAGCCGTGCACGTGCACCCCCGCGACGCCGACGGCGCCGAGTCGCTCGACCCGGGCGTCATCGCCGCGGCGGTCACCGCGATCCGGGCCGCCCGGCCCGGCCTGCCCGTCGGGGTGAGCACCGGCGCCTGGATCGCCCCCGAGCCCGCCGACCGGGTCGCCGCCGTCCGCGCCTGGACGGTGCTGCCCGACTTCGCCTCGGTCAACGCCCACGAGCCCGGCGCGGCGGCCGTCGCGGCCGCCCTGCACGAGCGGGGCGTGCTGGTCGAGGCCGGCCTCTGGACGGCGGCGGCGGTCGACGCCTGGCGCCGCTGGCCGGCGCCGACCGGGCGGATCCTCGTCGAGTGCCTGGCCGACCCCGTCGACGTGGCCCTCGCCGACGCGGCCGCCATCCTCGCCGCGCTGCCCGCCGACCGCCCGCCCGTGCTGCTGCACGGTGAGGGCCCGGCGACCTGGGCAGTGCTCGCCGAGGCGGTACGCCGCGGCCTCGACACCCGGATCGGCCTGGAGGACACCCTGGTCCTGCCGGACGGCGGCGTCGCACCGGACAACGTGGCACTGGTGAGGGCGGCCCGCGCCCTCGGCGCGCACTGA